Proteins encoded within one genomic window of Ranitomeya variabilis isolate aRanVar5 chromosome 4, aRanVar5.hap1, whole genome shotgun sequence:
- the CRTAP gene encoding cartilage-associated protein, with amino-acid sequence MMDGRFGFTMFLVFVVSVNAQYERYSFRSYPRDELMPLESAYKYGLDQYSNENWSETVNYLEISLRLFRLLRDSEAFCNLNCSTAQIDDGPPAKSEIAMKEARHLGRFNGFPELKVFGDVLMRAQCLKRCKQGLPAFRQSQPSRETMEEFSTREPYKFLQYAYFKTNNLPKAIAAAHTFLLVHPDDEMMKRNMAYYKSMPESDVHIQDLETKTYETLFIRAVRAYNGENWRTSISDMEMALPDFFKTYQECIAACEGSREIKEFKDFYQSVADHYIEVLKCKISCESKLTPVIGGYVVDKFVATMYHYLQFAYYKLNDVRNAAPCVASYLLFDPDDQVMKQNLVYYQYHMEKWELSENNFKPRPEASLYYNITTKQKELYEFALQNILDDDEGDVVEYLDELLEGHF; translated from the coding sequence ATGATGGATGGGCGTTTTGGTTTCACCATGTTCCTTGTCTTTGTGGTTTCGGTAAATGCTCAATATGAGCGTTACAGCTTCAGGAGTTACCCCCGGGACGAGCTGATGCCCTTAGAAAGTGCCTACAAGTATGGACTAGACCAGTACAGCAACGAGAACTGGTCCGAAACGGTCAACTACCTGGAGATAAGTCTCAGACTGTTCAGACTTTTGAGGGACAGCGAGGCTTTCTGTAACCTCAACTGCAGCACGGCTCAAATAGATGACGGTCCACCGGCAAAAAGTGAGATCGCCATGAAAGAGGCGAGACACCTGGGTCGTTTCAATGGCTTCCCTGAATTGAAGGTGTTTGGGGACGTTCTCATGAGGGCCCAATGCCTCAAACGATGTAAGCAAGGTCTCCCGGCGTTTCGACAGTCGCAGCCTAGCCGGGAGACCATGGAAGAGTTCAGCACTCGGGAACCCTATAAGTTTTTACAGTACGCCTACTTCAAGACCAACAACTTGCCCAAAGCCATCGCAGCTGCCCACACCTTTCTCCTAGTGCACCCCGATGACGAGATGATGAAGAGGAATATGGCGTACTACAAGAGTATGCCTGAGTCAGATGTCCATATCCAAGACCTGGAAACCAAGACCTATGAGACATTGTTTATTAGAGCCGTGAGGGCCTACAACGGAGAAAACTGGAGGACCTCCATCTCCGATATGGAAATGGCCCTACCGGACTTCTTCAAGACGTACCAAGAATGTATCGCAGCCTGCGAAGGCTCCAGAGAGATCAAGGAATTCAAAGACTTCTATCAGTCGGTGGCTGACCACTACATCGAGGTCCTCAAATGCAAGATCAGCTGTGAAAGCAAACTTACCCCAGTCATCGGGGGCTACGTGGTGGACAAGTTTGTGGCCACCATGTACCACTACTTGCAATTTGCTTACTACAAGCTCAATGACGTTCGGAACGCAGCTCCTTGCGTGGCCAGCTACCTCCTCTTTGACCCCGATGACCAAGTGATGAAGCAAAACTTGGTCTACTACCAATACCACATGGAGAAGTGGGAACTTTCGGAAAATAACTTTAAACCAAGGCCGGAGGCCTCGCTCTACTACAACATCACGACCAAGCAGAAGGAGCTGTACGAGTTCGCCCTGCAGAACATCTTAGACGATGACGAGGGCGACGTGGTGGAGTATCTGGATGAACTTTTGGAGGGACATTTTTGA